In Odontesthes bonariensis isolate fOdoBon6 chromosome 22, fOdoBon6.hap1, whole genome shotgun sequence, one genomic interval encodes:
- the smyd1a gene encoding histone-lysine N-methyltransferase SMYD1a encodes MTVGNMENAQLFDAGSKGRGLRAAKEFNTGEVIFAEASYSAVVFDSLATQVCHSCFRRQAKLHRCAQCRFAHYCDRTCQTACWDEHKQECGAIKKMGKAPSENIRLAARVLWRIHKDKGLASDSQLIPVDQLQDHVDDLAEEDLKRLKSDVHTFLEYWSYGRKQHSAEYLSHIFSIIKCNGFTLSDQRGLQAVGVGLFPNLCLVNHDCWPNCTVILNHGNQSAVSSTLHSQRRIELRALGKIADGEELNVSYVDFLNLSADRQKQLREQFHFECTCKHCSEHIGDDLMTAAADGKPSADKVKEVTAFSKDCLEKIERSRIDGDYNKVLKLCRECLEKQENVLAETHLYNLRVLSIVSEVLSYLHLFPEAANYAHRMVDGYKKLYHPNNAQLGMAIMRAGVTHWHAGQIEMGHSMICKAYRILMVTHGTNHSITRDLESMRMQTEMELKIFKQNENAYLDMKDAALKNKPVASSGSADENIKGLLSKQ; translated from the exons ATGACTGTCGGGAACATGGAGAACGCTCAGCTCTTTGATGCCGGGAGCAAAGGTAGAGGCTTGAGGGCCGCCAAAGAGTTTAACACGGGAGAAGTGATATTCGCCGAAGCCAGTTACTCTGCTGTGGTCTTCGATAG TTTGGCCACCCAGGTGTGCCACAGCTGTTTCCGGCGTCAGGCCAAGCTGCACCGCTGCGCTCAGTGCAGGTTTGCTCACTACTGTGACCGAACCTGCCAGACTGCGTGCTGGGATGAACACAAGCAAGAGTGTGGAGCCATCAAGAAGATGGGCAAAGCACCCAGCGAAAATATCCG CCTGGCAGCTCGAGTACTGTGGCGCATACATAAGGACAAAGGCCTTGCGTCAGACAGTCAGCTAATACCAGTGGACCAGCTGCAGGACCACGTGGATGACCTGGCTGAAGAAGACCTCAAGAGGCTCAAGAGCGACGTGCACACCTTCCTGGAATACTGGTCTTATGGAAGGAAGCAGCACTCTGCTGAATACCTCTCTCACATCTTCAGCATT ATCAAGTGTAACGGATTTACGCTCAGTGACCAGAGGGGCCTGCAGGCTGTTGGCGTTGGTCTTTTTCCCAACCTGTGCCTGGTCAACCATGACTGCTGGCCAAACTGCACCGTCATCCTCAACCATGGAAA CCAGTCAGCTGTGAGTTCTACTCTTCACTCTCAGAGGAG GATTGAGCTTCGAGCTCTGGGAAAGATTGCTGATGGTGAAGAGCTGAACGTCAGCTACGTAGACTTTCTCAACCTGTCTGCTGACCGTCAAAAACAACTGAGGGAGCAATTCCACTTTGAGTGCACCTGCAAGCATTGCAGTGAGCACATCGGTGATGATTTGATGACTGCAGCTGCAGATGGCAAA CCCTCTGCTGATAAGGTGAAAGAGGTTACTGCCTTCAGTAAAGACTGTCTTGAGAAGATTGAAAGGTCCCGTATCGATGGTGATTACAATAAG GTGTTGAAGTTGTGTCGTGAGTGTCTGGAGAAGCAGGAGAATGTCTTGGCTGAGACTCACTTGTATAACCTGCGTGTGCTCAGCATTGTCAGTGAAGTACTCTCCTACTTACATTTATTCCCTGAAGCTGCAAACTACGCCCATAGAATGGTGGACGGATACAA GAAGTTGTACCATCCCAATAATGCTCAGTTGGGGATGGCCATAATGCGAGCAGGTGTCACCCACTGGCATGCAGGGCAGATTGAAATGGGCCATAGCATGATCTGCAAGGCCTATCGCATCCTGATGGTCACCCATGGAACCAACCACTCCATCACTAGAGACCTGGAG TCCATGCGGATGCAGActgagatggagctgaagattTTCAAGCAGAATGAGAATGCTTATCTCGACATGAAAGATGCTGCTCTGAAGAACAAGCCGGTGGCCAGCAGCGGCTCTGCTGATGAAAACATCAAAGGCCTCCTCAGCAAGCAATAA
- the spra gene encoding sepiapterin reductase a, with the protein MPFPTDLGRVLAIITGASKGFGRAVAQAMARLVKPGSALVLVARSGDDLRALQAELSESDAGRAGMKVEVVVADLGQADGLEGIIRTSKEAFSDTIDHVILVNNAGSLGDVSRYTKSFTDMAEVDSYLSLNVSSSLCLTARVLQAFPQHPGCRCTVVNISSLCALQPFPSWMLYCTGKAAREMMFRVLAEEEPNLRVLNYSPGPLDTAMQVEARSKTADPSIKRSFSDMFAQGQLLTCEASCAKLMKVLLEDSYTSGAHIDVYDV; encoded by the exons ATGCCGTTCCCTACAGACCTGGGCCGGGTGCTGGCCATCATAACGGGGGCCTCCAAAGGCTTTGGCCGTGCTGTAGCACAAGCGATGGCCCGGTTGGTGAAGCCGGGCTCGGCACTGGTGCTGGTGGCCCGATCCGGTGACGACCTGCGGGCTCTGCAGGCGGAGCTGTCCGAGTCGGACGCAGGCAGAGCGGGCATGAAGGTGGAGGTTGTGGTGGCAGACCTGGGGCAGGCGGACGGACTGGAAGGCATCATCAGAACATCCAAAGAGGCTTTTTCTGACACTATAGATCATGTTATACTGGTCAACAACGCCG GCTCTCTGGGGGATGTGTCCCGCTACACTAAAAGCTTCACGGACATGGCTGAGGTGGACTCTTATCTGTCCCTGAATGTTAGTTCCTCTCTCTGCCTCACTGCCAGAGTGCTGCAAGCTTTTCCACAGCATCCAGGTTGTCGATGCACCGTCGTTAACATCTCATCGCTATGTGCTCTGCAACCTTTCCCTTCCTGGATGCTGTACTGCACTGGCAAAGCTGCCAGAGAAATGATGTTCAGGGTGCTGGCTGAGGAGGAGCCAAACCTGCGAGTGCTCAACTACTCTCCAG ggCCTCTAGACACAGCCATGCAGGTGGAAGCCAGATCCAAAACAGCTGATCCAAGCATTAAGAGGTCCTTTTCAGACATGTTTGCTCAGGGTCAGCTGCTCACCTGTGAGGCATCCTGTGCGAAGCTGATGAAGGTGCTTCTGGAAGACAGCTACACCTCAGGAGCTCACATAGATGTCTACGACGTGTAG
- the LOC142372387 gene encoding excitatory amino acid transporter 1-like isoform X2: MKAKRKVEEVSKEDVQAFLKKNAFVLFTVAAVILGMAALDSKASGKMGMRAVIYYMTTTIIAVFTGIIIVLIIHPGKGSKEEFGKQQTIEQISPADAFLDLIRNMFPPNLVQACTQQFKTKYGKRTVHVTVTVNDTLFNSTNGTQEVMEIIREEVIPVPGQVNGVNALGLVVFSMCFGLIIGNMKEQGQLLREFFDSLNEAIMRLVAIIMWYAPIGILFLIAGKIVEMDDLTQMGGQLGMYTITVIIGLLIHGVLILPTLYFVITRQNPFIFIAGLVQALVTALGTSSSSATLPVTFKCLEENNRIDKRITRFVLPVGATINMDGTALYEALAAIFIAQVNNMEMNFGQIITISITATAASIGAAGIPQAGLVTMVIVLTSVGLPTDDITLIIAVDWFLDRLRTTTNVLGDSIGAGIVEFLSRHELRSKDVEMGNSVLEEKERKKPYHLISQDSDFENDKRMHSESNM; the protein is encoded by the exons GAATGGCAGCTTTGGACAGCAAAGCTTCAGGAAAGATGGGCATGAGAGCTGTGATTTACTACATGACCACAACCATTATTGCAGTCTTCACAGGAATTATAATCGTGCTCATCATCCACCCAGGAAAAGGGTCTAAAGAAGAGTTTGGGAAGCAGCAGACCATAGAGCAAATCAGTCCTGCTGATGCCTTTTTAGATTTGATCAG AAATATGTTCCCACCAAACCTGGTCCAAGCCTGCACACAGCAG TTCAAAACCAAATATGGAAAACGGACAGTCCACGTTACTGTGACAGTGAATGACACCCTCTTCAACTCAACCAATGGCACTCAAGAGGTCATGGAGATCATAAGGGAGGAAGTGATCCCAGTGCCGGGTCAGGTCAATGGAGTCAACGCCCTTGGCTTGGTGGTCTTTTCCATGTGCTTTGGTTTAATAATTGGCAACATGAAGGAGCAGGGCCAGCTCCTAAGAGAATTCTTTGACAGTCTCAATGAAGCCATCATGCGCCTGGTTGCCATCATCATGTG GTATGCTCCTATTGGAATCCTGTTCCTAATTGCAGGAAAGATTGTAGAGATGGATGATCTGACACAGATGGGTGGCCAGCTGGGCATGTATACCATCACAGTCATCATTGGCCTACTGATTCATGGTGTTCTCATTCTACCTACTCTTTATTTTGTCATCACTCGACAGAACCCCTTTATCTTCATTGCTGGACTTGTACAAGCTCTAGTAACAGCCTTGGGAACCTCCTCCAG CTCTGCAACACTCCCTGTCACATTTAAATGTCTTGAGGAGAACAACAGAATTGATAAGCGAATCACACGTTTTGTGCTGCCAGTGGGTGCCACCATCAATATGGATGGAACAGCTCTGTATGAAGCACTGGCAGCCATCTTCATTGCTCAGGTCAATAATATGGAAATGAACTTTGGCCAGATCATCACCATCAg TATTACAGCAACTGCAGCCAGTATTGGAGCTGCTGGTATCCCTCAAGCAGGCCTGGTCACCATGGTGATAGTACTGACCTCTGTTGGCCTTCCTACTGATGACATCACTCTCATCATTGCGGTTGATTGGTTCCT GGACCGTCTCCGTACGACCACCAATGTTTTGGGAGATTCAATCGGTGCCGGTATTGTGGAGTTCCTGTCTCGACATGAACTCCGAAGCAAAGATGTTGAGATGGGAAATTCGGTgctggaggagaaggagagaaagaaaccATATCATCTCATCTCGCAGGACAGTGATTTTGAAAATGACAAACGCATGCACAGTGAATCAAACATGTAG